In one window of Musa acuminata AAA Group cultivar baxijiao chromosome BXJ3-2, Cavendish_Baxijiao_AAA, whole genome shotgun sequence DNA:
- the LOC135582760 gene encoding ras-related protein RABC1, with amino-acid sequence MDSASSGQPEFDYLFKLLLIGDSGVGKSSLLLRFTSDSFEDLSPTIGVDFKVKIVNIGGKRLKLAIWDTAGQERFRTLTSSYYRGAQGVIMVYDVTRRDTFTNLSDIWAKEIELYSTNQDCIKMLVGNKVDKEGERAVTKKEGIDFAREYGCLFLECSAKTRVNVEQCFEELVLKILETPSLCAEGSSGLKKNIFKQKPPQADASTSSCC; translated from the exons ATGGATTCCGCGTCTTCAGGGCAGCCGGAGTTCGATTATTTGTTTAAGCTGTTGCTGATTGGGGATTCGGGCGTGGGTAAGAGCAGTCTCCTCTTGAGGTTCACTTCGGACTCCTTCGAGGATCTTTCGCCTACAATTG GCGTTGACTTCAAAGTAAAGATTGTTAACATTGGTGGAAAAAGGCTGAAGCTTGCTATCTGGGATACAG CTGGACAGGAACGATTCAGAACTTTAACAAGTTCATATTACAGAGGAGCACAAGGAGTCATTATGG TTTATGATGTAACACGGAGGGACACATTCACAAATCTTTCTGATATATGGGCTAAGGAAATAGAACTTTATTCAACTAATCAGGATTGCATTAAGATGCTTGTTGGGAACAAGGTTGATAAG GAAGGTGAGAGAGCGGTAACAAAAAAGGAAGGAATTGACTTTGCAAGGGAATATGGATGTTTGTTTCTAGAATGTAGTGCAAAGACTCGTGTCAATGTGGAACAATGCTTTGAGGAGCTCGTGTTAAAG ATCCTGGAAACACCAAGCCTCTGTGCTGAGGGTTCATCCGGCCTTAAAAAGAATATCTTCAAGCAAAAGCCTCCCCAGGCAGATGCTTCCACAAGCAGCTGCTGCTGA
- the LOC135582754 gene encoding F-box protein SKP2A-like, with translation MVSGSGEKMEVEPELVMCWKDLPMELLLRILSLVDDRMVIVSSTVCTGWRDAIGFGLTSLSLSWCKNNMNNLVRSLAPKFTKLQVLTLRQNNTPQLEDSAVEAVANYCHDLRELDLSKSLRLTDQSLYALGHGCPRLNKLNISGCSAFTDSALAYLASCCRNLKTLNLCGCARAATDRALQAVSRHCSELQSLNLGWCESVSDKGVTSLAAGCPNLRALDLCGCVLITDESVIAIANCCPHLRSLDLYYCQNITDRAMYSLANSCMKSRYGLWQDNAGSSNGNDNAGLVNLNISQCTALTAAAVQAVCDTFPLLHTCPGRHSLIISGCLSLTSVRCACAIHAHRAGRASLADHAY, from the exons ATGGTGTCTGGTAGTGGAGAGAAGATGGAGGTTGAACCAGAACTTGTGATGTGCTGGAAGGACCTTCCGATGGAGCTGCTGCTGCGTATTCTTTCCCTTGTCGACGACCGAATGGTGATCGTGTCTTCAACCGTTTGTACTGGCTGGAGAGACGCAATCGGCTTTGGGCTTACAAGTCTCTCTTTATCGTG GTGCAAAAACAACATGAACAACCTTGTGCGGTCACTTGCTCCCAAGTTCACGAAGCTTCAAGTTTTAACTCTTCGACAAAATAATACGCCTCAACTTGAGGACAGTGCTGTTGAGGCAGTTGCTAATTACTGCCATGACCTGAGGGAACTAGACCTTAGCAAAAGCCTTAGGCTGACTGACCAGTCTTTGTATGCTCTAGGCCATGGATGTCCCCGCCTAAATAAACTGAATATCAGTGGATGCTCTGCTTTTACCGACTCTGCCCTTGCATATCTTGCTAGTTGCTGTCGAAACCTGAAAACCTTGAATCTCTGTGGATGTGCGAGAGCTGCTACTGACAGAGCTTTACAA GCTGTATCACGTCATTGCAGTGAGCTTCAGTCTTTGAATCTAGGTTGGTGTGAGAGTGTCAGTGACAAAGGAGTCACCAGTTTGGCAGCCGGTTGCCCAAATCTCAGGGCATTGGACTTGTGTGGCTGTGTCCTCATAACAG ATGAGAGTGTGATTGCCATAGCAAATTGCTGCCCTCATCTCAGATCACTGGACTTGTATTATTGTCAGAACATCACAGACAGGGCAATGTACTCGCTCGCGAATAGCTGCATGAAAAGCCGGTACGGGTTGTGGCAAGACAATGCTGGCAGCAGTAACGGCAACGACAACGCTGGGCTGGTGAACCTTAACATCAGCCAGTGCACAGCACTGACGGCTGCCGCCGTCCAGGCCGTGTGCGACACATTCCCATTGCTGCACACCTGCCCAGGGAGGCATTCACTCATCATCAGCGGTTGCCTCAGCCTCACTTCTGTGCGCTGTGCTTGTGCCATCCATGCTCACCGTGCAGGCAGAGCTTCTCTAGCAGACCACGCCTACTGA